In one Cloacibacillus porcorum genomic region, the following are encoded:
- a CDS encoding CRISPR-associated helicase/endonuclease Cas3: MDQTEYIAHLRDKEPRSQSVEKHLLETAVLAKRYASVAGLGGIGELLGLLHDLGKYSSDFQQYIKSLSGFYDQDHDDDSCSQRTEKNKQTLSMKGKIDHSTAGAQFIWQQLGCNKKDWIKLTAAEMLAVILAGHHGGLMDISSEGGDLFLKRMKKEDGKTHLTEVATKISPEVRDRVDKRLASCVTISKLKKLILNIKVKEDAITEESLKDLELAADDGSAKLKCNEIKTAGAARLWFGLGCLTKFLFSALVDADRCGTIDFCVDGAAEARQNSNYTGWSILSERLERYLSHFSADTSVNRIRRDISDSCRDAAQRGRGIFTLTVPTGGGKTLASMRFALELAKRSVDDAHPIERIIYVLPYTTIIDQNAAKTREILETEADRGKVVLECHSNLLEENETWEGKLLSENWDAPVVFTTNVQFLEALFSGGTRSIRRMHQMAGSIIIFDEIQALPIKMVHLFCGALNFLLEQCGATVLLCTATQPLLNGVSKDYGSLRYGAEDEIIPDARMLFDSLKRVEIKDCTKIGGYSIGELGDMAIEKQQEFISILAIVNTTAVARKLYVDIRSKLEAESAVSVVHLSALMCPDHRKVVLDGINERLKAVKPIICVSTQVMEAGIDVDFGSGIRSLAGFDSIVQAAGRCNREGQKATAPMFIVNPADENLDRLIDIKAGRHAAERVLNELSLNAEGGKEDILSLENITRYFQYYFYERRQEMRYNVETDHGEDTLWNLLSLNVKVPTPPGRKIRQAFATAGNLFNVIDAPTKGVIVQYREGEELVNQLALEDDPSMVKKLLHKAQRFSVNVYPYQFDALYECRGIYKQSLCGAGCTEVWILAREFYDDEFGLSMTSIGKLKLEVT, translated from the coding sequence ATGGATCAAACAGAATATATAGCGCATCTCAGGGATAAGGAACCCCGGTCTCAGAGTGTAGAAAAACATCTTTTAGAAACCGCCGTTCTGGCTAAGCGGTATGCCTCCGTCGCTGGATTGGGGGGAATTGGTGAATTATTGGGGCTTCTCCATGATCTTGGCAAATATTCCTCTGATTTTCAACAATATATAAAAAGTTTGTCTGGATTTTATGATCAGGATCATGATGACGACAGCTGTTCTCAGAGAACAGAGAAAAATAAGCAAACGTTATCTATGAAGGGGAAAATAGATCATTCCACAGCGGGAGCCCAGTTTATATGGCAGCAGCTGGGTTGTAATAAGAAAGACTGGATAAAACTCACCGCGGCGGAGATGCTGGCGGTTATTCTAGCCGGACATCATGGCGGGTTGATGGATATTTCATCGGAGGGGGGCGACCTTTTTCTCAAGAGGATGAAAAAAGAAGATGGAAAAACTCATCTGACTGAGGTCGCAACAAAAATATCTCCTGAAGTTCGTGATCGGGTCGACAAGCGGCTGGCATCCTGTGTGACGATTTCAAAACTTAAAAAATTAATATTAAATATTAAGGTGAAGGAAGATGCAATCACAGAAGAATCCCTTAAAGATCTGGAGTTGGCGGCGGACGATGGCTCAGCAAAGCTAAAATGCAATGAAATAAAAACGGCTGGGGCGGCCAGATTGTGGTTCGGTTTGGGCTGTCTGACAAAGTTTCTGTTCAGTGCACTGGTAGACGCAGACAGATGCGGCACGATTGATTTTTGTGTTGACGGCGCCGCCGAGGCCAGACAAAATTCGAATTATACAGGCTGGAGCATCCTTTCGGAACGGCTGGAACGGTATCTTTCCCATTTTTCAGCGGATACTTCTGTAAACAGGATACGCAGGGATATTTCAGATTCATGCCGTGATGCGGCGCAGCGGGGCCGCGGCATATTTACCTTGACCGTTCCCACGGGCGGCGGAAAGACTTTGGCCAGCATGAGGTTTGCCCTCGAACTGGCGAAACGTTCCGTAGACGACGCACATCCCATCGAGCGGATTATTTATGTTCTTCCATACACGACGATAATTGATCAAAATGCCGCCAAGACACGTGAAATCCTTGAGACGGAGGCGGATCGTGGTAAAGTTGTGTTGGAGTGTCACTCGAATCTGCTTGAGGAGAACGAAACTTGGGAGGGAAAGCTCCTATCAGAAAATTGGGATGCGCCGGTTGTCTTTACCACCAACGTTCAGTTCCTGGAGGCTCTTTTTTCCGGTGGGACAAGGAGTATCAGGCGAATGCACCAGATGGCCGGCTCTATCATTATTTTTGACGAGATACAGGCCTTGCCGATCAAGATGGTACATCTTTTCTGCGGTGCTTTGAATTTTCTGCTTGAGCAGTGTGGCGCTACGGTCCTTCTCTGTACTGCCACACAGCCGCTGCTCAATGGAGTATCAAAAGATTACGGCTCACTGCGCTACGGTGCGGAGGATGAAATTATTCCTGACGCCAGAATGTTGTTTGATTCTCTTAAAAGAGTGGAGATCAAGGACTGCACGAAGATAGGCGGCTATTCAATCGGAGAACTGGGTGATATGGCAATTGAAAAGCAGCAGGAATTTATCTCAATTCTAGCTATTGTAAATACTACTGCCGTCGCCAGGAAGCTTTATGTCGATATAAGGTCTAAGCTTGAAGCGGAGTCCGCAGTGAGCGTTGTCCACCTGAGTGCGTTGATGTGCCCAGATCACCGCAAGGTGGTTTTGGATGGTATTAACGAGCGGTTGAAGGCTGTAAAACCCATAATCTGTGTCTCTACACAGGTGATGGAGGCGGGGATAGATGTCGATTTTGGCAGTGGGATACGCTCTCTTGCAGGCTTCGATTCGATCGTGCAGGCTGCCGGCCGCTGTAACCGGGAGGGACAAAAGGCGACGGCGCCCATGTTTATCGTCAATCCAGCCGATGAGAACCTTGATAGGCTTATTGATATTAAAGCAGGGCGTCATGCTGCGGAGAGGGTTTTGAACGAGCTTTCATTAAATGCAGAAGGCGGGAAAGAAGATATTTTATCACTGGAAAATATTACGCGTTATTTTCAATACTATTTTTATGAGCGCCGCCAGGAAATGAGATATAATGTCGAGACCGATCACGGAGAAGATACTCTGTGGAATCTACTCTCGCTGAACGTCAAAGTTCCTACGCCTCCCGGACGAAAAATCAGGCAGGCATTTGCCACTGCGGGAAACCTTTTTAATGTCATTGACGCGCCTACAAAGGGCGTTATCGTTCAATACCGCGAAGGTGAGGAGCTTGTAAATCAGCTGGCCCTTGAGGATGACCCTTCCATGGTAAAAAAATTGCTGCACAAAGCGCAGCGGTTTTCAGTAAACGTTTATCCATATCAATTTGATGCCCTCTACGAATGCCGGGGGATATATAAACAGTCTCTCTGCGGTGCAGGCTGCACTGAGGTCTGGATTCTGGCGCGGGAGTTTTACGACGATGAATTTGGTCTGAGTATGACATCAATTGGGAAATTAAAATTGGAGGTGACATAG
- the cas5c gene encoding type I-C CRISPR-associated protein Cas5c encodes MDNRISFKVRGKFALFTDPVTKIGGEKCTYQIPTYEALRGIARSIYWKPTFIWRVDRVRVINQIRTQTKGVKPLNYNGGNSLAFYNYLADVEYHVQAHFEWNPLASEFISDRNDNKHYIMLKRYLERGGTRDIFLGVRECQGYVEPIEWSDRPEGFYKDVDEISFGLMFHSFLYPEESGKDELYSRFWYPKMRRGEIDFTGYEGNLISRFVRPMKGTKFVSKNGGTPKDFDTANAEV; translated from the coding sequence GTGGACAACAGAATTTCTTTTAAAGTCAGGGGGAAATTCGCACTCTTTACGGATCCTGTAACAAAAATTGGCGGCGAGAAGTGCACCTATCAGATCCCCACCTACGAGGCGCTGCGTGGTATAGCCCGTTCAATTTACTGGAAGCCGACCTTTATCTGGCGGGTAGACAGGGTACGGGTCATTAATCAGATACGCACGCAGACAAAGGGAGTCAAACCGCTGAACTATAACGGCGGCAACAGTCTTGCCTTCTATAACTATTTGGCAGATGTCGAGTATCATGTGCAGGCTCACTTTGAGTGGAATCCTTTGGCTTCAGAGTTTATCTCGGATCGTAATGACAATAAGCATTACATCATGTTAAAGAGATATCTCGAACGTGGCGGAACGCGTGATATTTTCCTTGGCGTGCGCGAATGTCAGGGATATGTGGAGCCGATTGAATGGAGCGATAGGCCGGAAGGATTCTACAAAGATGTCGACGAGATATCATTCGGACTGATGTTCCACAGCTTCCTTTATCCGGAAGAATCCGGAAAAGATGAGCTTTACAGCCGCTTTTGGTATCCCAAAATGCGCCGTGGCGAAATCGATTTCACCGGATATGAAGGAAATTTGATCTCTAGGTTTGTGCGTCCGATGAAGGGTACCAAGTTTGTAAGTAAAAACGGCGGCACCCCTAAAGATTTTGACACGGCCAATGCCGAGGTGTGA
- the cas8c gene encoding type I-C CRISPR-associated protein Cas8c/Csd1 produces MSWMQRLEETYENAYKRRTYFTTLPVPPAHVEQQAHIEVVLDGGGNFLSSEVVNKEATLIPATEASAGRTSGGEPHPLCDKIQYVAGDYKDHGGISNAYFDDFKSGSEIKAGYLSLLTAWNDFYDHPMLKAVLKYTGKRSLISDLAASNVLFLDESGNLLTEWDGKDSPPIFKVLTKKKDKSGKSVFDQGGALVRWRVQIPGWLEDRVWECDELTDSWIRFNGSRQNANSLCYITGEERPYAVNHPARLRYSGDKAKLISANDLSGYTFRGRFLTPEEACTIGYDVTQKAHSALRWLIDDRGFKNDSQVIVAWAINTAKIPPLCVSSDELFADAPEDDELSEVSFNNIEDLGASYAKKLNKKLAGYRAELKDRDDIVVMSLDSATPGRMAITYYQEIKGSDFLARVENYHKKYAWRQYFGKERVFVGAPSIFDIAQMAFAGKTGPSLLKSTISRLLPVISEGMAFPWDLLLAVCHRAAQPQSMEWWEFEKILGIACGLYSGCHSERGYKMALEEERRTRDYLYGRLLAVADKLEGRALYIAGESRDTSAMKLMTRFAEKPFETWRQIEINLVPYRSRLQAKAEKELNFFNILMDKIYMSFIPGEFEDNAPLSAEFLLGFHCQRYELWQKQKSNETQSDTADNSIIK; encoded by the coding sequence ATGAGTTGGATGCAGAGGCTTGAAGAGACGTACGAAAACGCGTATAAGAGAAGGACTTATTTCACTACATTACCTGTTCCGCCGGCGCATGTGGAACAGCAGGCGCATATTGAAGTTGTGTTGGACGGCGGGGGAAATTTTTTGTCCTCCGAAGTCGTAAATAAAGAGGCTACCCTCATTCCGGCGACAGAGGCTTCCGCAGGCAGAACCAGCGGCGGCGAGCCTCACCCGCTATGCGACAAGATACAATATGTGGCGGGAGACTATAAGGACCACGGCGGAATTTCCAATGCCTATTTCGATGATTTTAAGAGCGGAAGTGAAATCAAAGCCGGATATTTATCACTGCTCACTGCCTGGAATGATTTTTACGATCATCCAATGCTGAAGGCCGTGCTTAAATACACTGGCAAAAGATCTTTGATTTCCGACCTTGCGGCGTCAAACGTGCTATTTCTTGACGAGAGCGGCAATCTTCTCACCGAGTGGGATGGCAAAGATTCTCCGCCAATATTTAAAGTTCTGACAAAAAAGAAGGACAAGTCAGGAAAAAGTGTCTTTGACCAGGGAGGGGCGCTTGTGCGATGGCGCGTCCAAATTCCAGGCTGGTTGGAGGATCGCGTATGGGAATGTGACGAACTGACGGATTCTTGGATTCGCTTTAACGGCTCGCGCCAAAATGCGAATTCTCTCTGCTATATTACTGGAGAAGAGAGACCGTACGCGGTAAACCATCCGGCTCGTCTCCGTTATTCGGGTGACAAGGCGAAACTCATATCTGCGAATGACCTTAGCGGCTATACGTTCAGAGGGCGCTTCTTAACACCGGAAGAGGCCTGCACTATCGGATACGATGTTACGCAGAAGGCCCACTCTGCCCTTCGGTGGCTCATAGATGACCGGGGTTTTAAAAACGATAGTCAGGTTATTGTAGCATGGGCGATAAATACCGCAAAGATACCGCCTTTGTGCGTCTCAAGCGACGAGCTTTTTGCAGATGCTCCGGAAGACGATGAATTGAGCGAGGTCTCTTTTAACAATATAGAGGACCTTGGCGCGTCATATGCGAAAAAACTTAATAAAAAACTTGCCGGATATAGGGCGGAGCTGAAGGATCGGGACGACATCGTCGTCATGTCGCTGGACTCCGCAACTCCGGGAAGGATGGCGATCACCTATTATCAAGAGATAAAAGGCTCGGATTTCCTTGCGCGGGTGGAAAATTATCATAAAAAATATGCGTGGCGCCAGTATTTTGGTAAAGAGAGAGTGTTTGTGGGCGCCCCGTCTATTTTTGATATCGCTCAGATGGCCTTTGCCGGAAAAACGGGGCCTTCATTGCTGAAATCTACCATCTCAAGATTACTTCCGGTTATTTCAGAGGGAATGGCATTCCCATGGGATCTGCTTCTTGCGGTCTGCCATAGGGCAGCACAGCCGCAGTCAATGGAATGGTGGGAATTTGAAAAAATACTTGGCATTGCCTGCGGGCTTTATTCCGGATGCCACTCAGAGAGGGGATACAAAATGGCACTTGAAGAAGAGAGAAGGACACGCGATTATCTTTACGGAAGGCTTCTTGCCGTGGCGGACAAGCTGGAGGGACGGGCTCTTTATATTGCAGGAGAGAGCCGAGATACCTCCGCAATGAAACTGATGACGAGATTCGCCGAGAAGCCGTTCGAAACATGGCGGCAGATAGAGATAAATTTGGTTCCATACCGCAGCCGCCTTCAGGCTAAAGCGGAAAAAGAGCTAAACTTCTTCAACATACTGATGGATAAAATATACATGTCATTTATACCAGGGGAATTTGAAGACAATGCCCCACTTTCCGCGGAATTTCTCTTAGGTTTTCACTGTCAGCGCTATGAATTATGGCAGAAACAGAAAAGCAACGAAACGCAAAGCGATACAGCCGATAATTCGATAATTAAATAA
- the cas7c gene encoding type I-C CRISPR-associated protein Cas7/Csd2, whose product MSLSKKIDFAVIFSVRNANPNGDPLNSNRPRISYEGIGEVSDVCLKRKIRDRLLEDGLEIFVQSEDRKVDEATSLKARADAVLNKKMTKSETERAVCEKWFDVRAFGQVFAYKASKNEDPGVSIGIRGPVTVQTAFSTAPISITSTQITKSVNGEDTKDGKKASDTMGMKHRVDSGIYVFFGSMNPQLAEKTGFSDADAAKIKEVLPRLFENDASSARPDGTMKVQNVFWWEHNCKSGQYSSAKVHDSLKVEPDGTYEIYELDGITPEIIPGF is encoded by the coding sequence ATGTCACTGTCGAAAAAGATTGATTTTGCGGTAATATTTTCAGTAAGAAACGCGAACCCTAACGGAGACCCCTTAAACAGCAACAGACCAAGAATCAGTTATGAGGGAATAGGAGAAGTCTCTGATGTCTGCCTGAAACGTAAGATTCGGGACAGACTGCTTGAAGATGGCCTTGAGATATTTGTTCAATCGGAAGATCGTAAGGTTGATGAAGCAACATCATTGAAGGCAAGAGCCGACGCTGTTTTAAATAAAAAAATGACTAAGAGCGAAACAGAGAGAGCTGTGTGCGAAAAATGGTTTGACGTTCGTGCCTTTGGTCAAGTCTTTGCATATAAGGCCTCTAAGAACGAAGATCCGGGAGTCTCCATTGGCATTCGTGGTCCGGTAACCGTACAGACAGCGTTCTCTACCGCTCCAATCTCTATTACCAGTACTCAGATCACAAAAAGCGTCAACGGAGAAGACACAAAAGATGGTAAAAAAGCCTCTGATACAATGGGTATGAAGCATCGCGTAGATTCCGGCATATATGTGTTCTTCGGAAGTATGAATCCGCAACTGGCGGAGAAGACAGGATTTAGTGATGCCGATGCGGCAAAAATAAAAGAGGTTCTTCCCAGACTTTTTGAAAACGACGCCTCTTCCGCGCGGCCAGATGGCACCATGAAGGTGCAAAATGTCTTTTGGTGGGAACATAATTGCAAAAGTGGACAATACTCCTCCGCGAAAGTTCACGATTCTCTTAAAGTTGAACCTGACGGCACGTATGAGATTTACGAGCTGGACGGGATCACGCCGGAGATAATTCCTGGATTTTAG
- the cas4 gene encoding CRISPR-associated protein Cas4: protein MYADDDLLLISGLQHLAFCERQWMLIHVEQLWAENLLTIEGDHLHTNVHQIGSESRGEVKLATGLQLRSFELGLYGVADMVEFHRDDRNGVVIPSFRDKGKRWRPYPVEYKRGRRRWDIADEVQMCAQAICLEEMLCCSITEGAIFYGEPKRRTKIALTEELRSEVAAKCNRARLLASGAEAPAYTPGKQCKNCSMREHCMPEETHLADRSRKYLDNIFKQKC from the coding sequence ATGTATGCCGATGACGATCTCCTTCTGATATCAGGTCTGCAGCATCTGGCTTTCTGCGAAAGGCAGTGGATGCTTATTCATGTCGAGCAGCTATGGGCCGAGAATCTTCTTACCATCGAGGGAGATCATCTGCACACGAATGTACACCAGATCGGGAGTGAAAGCCGTGGCGAGGTAAAACTTGCCACGGGCCTCCAGCTCCGTTCGTTTGAGCTGGGGCTTTACGGCGTAGCGGACATGGTTGAATTCCATCGCGACGATAGAAATGGCGTCGTCATTCCAAGCTTCAGAGATAAGGGAAAAAGATGGCGGCCGTATCCCGTAGAATACAAACGCGGGCGCAGACGTTGGGATATCGCGGACGAAGTGCAGATGTGCGCACAGGCTATTTGCCTTGAGGAGATGTTGTGCTGCTCTATTACAGAGGGCGCTATCTTTTATGGTGAACCAAAGAGAAGAACAAAAATAGCACTTACTGAGGAGCTGCGCAGTGAAGTTGCCGCAAAATGCAACAGGGCGCGCCTTTTGGCCTCCGGCGCGGAGGCACCAGCCTATACGCCTGGAAAACAATGTAAAAATTGTTCTATGCGGGAGCATTGCATGCCAGAAGAAACTCATTTGGCGGACAGATCGCGGAAATATTTAGACAATATATTTAAGCAGAAATGTTGA
- the cas1c gene encoding type I-C CRISPR-associated endonuclease Cas1c: protein MKRLLNSLFVMTQGAWLSQKGENIIVHLNKEESRAFPIHIFDSVLCFGQVSVTPPLMGGCAEHGVSISFFTEYGKFLASVHGPVSGNVLLRKEQYRISDSPQRSAGIVRSLLAAKISNSRVVLQRFLRDHPQDGTIEKFFRENIGQLEGYLAQLRDKDNIEEMRGIEGISARLYFDLFDKLIIQQKDDFKFTERNRRPPRDRVNAMLSFVYTLLTNDVKSALHGVGLDPAVGFLHKDRPGRASLALDMMEEFRSWWADRFVLSLINLKQVKGSGFTFSESGAVIMTEEARKTVISEWQSRKQDEVLHPYTGEKILIGQLPHLQAMLLARHIRGDMQEYPPYIWK from the coding sequence ATGAAAAGATTGCTGAACAGCCTCTTTGTAATGACCCAGGGAGCGTGGCTTTCCCAAAAAGGAGAAAACATAATAGTTCACCTGAATAAAGAGGAAAGCCGTGCCTTCCCGATTCACATATTTGACTCTGTGCTGTGTTTCGGGCAGGTAAGCGTGACACCGCCGCTTATGGGGGGGTGTGCTGAGCATGGAGTGTCAATCTCTTTCTTCACTGAATATGGGAAATTTTTGGCTTCGGTTCATGGTCCTGTCAGTGGAAATGTCCTCCTACGCAAAGAGCAATATCGTATATCAGACTCACCGCAGCGCAGCGCCGGCATCGTACGGAGCCTTCTTGCGGCAAAAATAAGCAACAGCCGTGTTGTCCTCCAACGTTTCTTACGGGATCATCCGCAGGATGGTACTATAGAAAAATTTTTTAGGGAGAATATCGGCCAGCTTGAAGGGTATCTTGCGCAGCTTCGTGACAAAGACAACATAGAAGAGATGCGTGGGATAGAGGGGATATCGGCAAGGCTCTACTTTGATCTGTTTGATAAACTCATAATACAGCAGAAGGACGACTTTAAATTCACAGAAAGAAACAGACGCCCGCCAAGGGACAGGGTGAATGCGATGCTCTCTTTCGTCTACACACTCCTTACAAACGACGTAAAATCAGCGCTGCATGGCGTTGGGCTGGATCCCGCCGTAGGTTTTTTGCACAAAGACAGGCCCGGGCGCGCAAGCCTGGCTCTTGATATGATGGAAGAGTTCAGGAGTTGGTGGGCTGACAGATTTGTACTCTCCCTCATAAACCTTAAGCAGGTCAAGGGCTCAGGGTTCACATTTTCAGAAAGCGGAGCCGTTATCATGACAGAGGAGGCGCGCAAAACGGTGATATCCGAGTGGCAGTCACGTAAACAGGACGAAGTGCTTCATCCATACACTGGTGAAAAAATTCTGATAGGCCAGCTGCCTCATCTTCAGGCTATGCTGCTTGCACGGCACATACGCGGCGATATGCAGGAATACCCGCCATATATCTGGAAGTAG
- the cas2 gene encoding CRISPR-associated endonuclease Cas2, which translates to MLVVVSYDVNVSSEGGAKRLRKIAKLCENHGQRVQFSVFECLVDPVQWSELKFQLEKSIDNQKDSLRYYFLGANWQRRVEHVGAKEPYDPQGLLLL; encoded by the coding sequence ATGCTTGTTGTGGTAAGCTATGACGTCAATGTCAGCAGTGAAGGCGGTGCGAAGCGTCTACGGAAAATCGCCAAACTCTGCGAAAACCATGGGCAGAGAGTCCAGTTCTCTGTCTTTGAATGTTTGGTTGACCCGGTACAATGGTCCGAGTTAAAATTTCAGTTAGAGAAGAGCATTGATAATCAGAAAGATAGCCTGAGATACTACTTTTTGGGAGCAAACTGGCAAAGAAGAGTAGAACATGTCGGAGCGAAAGAACCATATGATCCTCAAGGATTACTTTTGCTGTAA
- a CDS encoding Lrp/AsnC family transcriptional regulator yields the protein MAANKNNPDATDWKILRELQQDARKTYKEIGETVGMTRPAVRERILRLEESGVITGYKAEIDTDALGRALHVMISFKFNSGQKYDKKPNDILIPILRSSSDVIHFW from the coding sequence ATGGCGGCGAACAAAAATAATCCGGACGCGACCGACTGGAAGATTCTGCGGGAGCTTCAGCAGGACGCGAGAAAGACATACAAAGAGATCGGCGAAACGGTCGGCATGACGCGTCCCGCGGTGCGCGAAAGAATACTGCGCCTGGAAGAAAGCGGCGTCATCACCGGCTACAAAGCGGAGATAGACACCGACGCGCTGGGCCGCGCGCTCCACGTGATGATAAGCTTCAAATTCAACAGCGGCCAGAAATACGATAAAAAGCCCAACGACATCCTCATCCCCATTTTGCGCTCATCCTCCGACGTCATCCACTTCTGGTAG
- a CDS encoding DUF6485 family protein, translated as MGEEKTAITSAWDNINFCSCVDRECPNNPANCTLGCTPCVEKCLRQNEIPVCFFRKQQPDMDRKQDYSFEGFARFTLGK; from the coding sequence ATGGGTGAAGAGAAGACGGCGATAACCTCCGCCTGGGATAATATCAATTTTTGCAGCTGTGTCGATCGCGAATGCCCCAATAATCCGGCTAACTGCACGCTGGGCTGCACCCCCTGCGTGGAGAAGTGTCTGCGGCAGAATGAGATACCGGTCTGTTTTTTCAGGAAGCAGCAGCCTGATATGGACCGCAAGCAGGATTATTCTTTTGAGGGTTTCGCAAGGTTTACGCTGGGCAAATAG